A genomic region of Salinibacterium sp. NK8237 contains the following coding sequences:
- a CDS encoding aspartate/glutamate racemase family protein codes for MTSITSPRAQFGLILPSTNTVVEAEFNWMRVDGVSWHTGRIYIPDPELDDDASFVAFLESLRTEIGVAVRNVVTAKVDSLVMGMSAETFWGGKDGAAEFARWMGELSDGLDVTTGAMACTMALDVYGAKKIGVITPYQPVGDAQVRDFFEQIGYEVHDVHGLKCDSATSIGDVTPEEIKAAFRAVDAPDVDVIIQAGTNLPAARVAAEMEQELGKPVIAINTATVWAAYRTNGIMDKLDGFGSLFSEH; via the coding sequence ATGACCAGCATTACTTCGCCCCGCGCCCAGTTCGGGCTCATCCTCCCGTCAACCAACACGGTCGTCGAGGCCGAATTCAACTGGATGCGCGTTGACGGCGTCTCGTGGCACACGGGTCGCATCTACATCCCCGACCCAGAGCTCGACGACGACGCGTCGTTCGTTGCGTTCTTGGAGAGCCTGCGGACCGAGATTGGGGTTGCCGTGCGCAACGTCGTCACCGCCAAGGTCGACTCGCTCGTAATGGGCATGAGTGCCGAAACATTCTGGGGCGGCAAGGATGGCGCGGCGGAGTTCGCGCGCTGGATGGGCGAGCTCTCTGACGGTCTCGACGTGACCACCGGCGCGATGGCCTGCACGATGGCGCTCGACGTTTATGGCGCCAAGAAGATCGGCGTCATCACGCCGTATCAGCCGGTTGGCGACGCTCAAGTGAGGGACTTCTTCGAGCAGATTGGTTACGAAGTTCACGATGTGCACGGGCTCAAGTGCGATTCTGCAACGTCGATCGGCGATGTGACTCCCGAGGAGATCAAGGCCGCGTTCCGGGCCGTTGATGCTCCGGATGTCGATGTGATTATCCAAGCGGGCACGAACCTCCCCGCCGCGAGGGTCGCTGCCGAGATGGAACAAGAACTCGGCAAACCTGTCATCGCGATCAACACCGCGACCGTGTGGGCGGCCTATCGCACCAACGGAATCATGGACAAACTCGACGGCTTCGGTTCGCTTTTCTCCGAACATTGA
- a CDS encoding Dabb family protein: MVTHIGLLTLKEGTTDESREAIGQGLLGLLGQINGLTRVQIGNDLGLKEGNGNVIFLLTFESEEAWRAYGAHPAHKAVIAEAIAPVIASTAFVQIDGYREAQL, translated from the coding sequence ATGGTCACCCACATCGGACTCCTCACCCTGAAGGAAGGCACCACCGACGAGAGCCGCGAGGCTATCGGGCAGGGACTGCTCGGGCTTCTTGGTCAGATCAACGGCCTCACGCGCGTGCAGATCGGCAACGATCTCGGCCTCAAAGAGGGAAATGGCAATGTCATCTTTCTGCTCACGTTCGAATCAGAAGAAGCGTGGCGAGCGTATGGCGCGCATCCCGCCCACAAAGCGGTGATCGCTGAGGCGATTGCGCCGGTGATCGCTTCGACCGCGTTCGTGCAGATTGATGGGTATCGCGAGGCCCAGTTGTGA
- a CDS encoding isochorismatase family protein — protein sequence MSDAADYEDAGLQGRLTPGTSPALIIVDPCEAYTNPECPLYAGVEDVAVQMRELRAAATAAGVPVIITRVLHEPNGRDGGVFVQKVPALKWFEPGSPFSGYIEGLAPGQGDIEIVKQYPSAFAGTSLAATLAALRIDTLVITGLTTSGCIRATATDCMQSGFIPIVVDGAVGDRLPGPHEANLFDIQAKIGEVVSVDAARAILGGAAR from the coding sequence GTGAGTGACGCGGCCGATTACGAGGATGCCGGACTTCAGGGGCGCTTGACCCCGGGCACTAGCCCGGCGCTCATCATCGTTGACCCGTGTGAGGCCTACACGAATCCGGAATGTCCGCTGTATGCCGGCGTCGAAGATGTCGCGGTGCAGATGCGCGAGTTGCGTGCTGCGGCGACGGCGGCAGGAGTGCCGGTCATCATCACTCGCGTGCTGCATGAGCCGAATGGGCGCGATGGGGGTGTCTTCGTTCAGAAGGTTCCCGCCCTCAAGTGGTTTGAACCCGGCAGTCCGTTCAGTGGCTACATTGAGGGGCTCGCCCCGGGCCAGGGCGATATTGAAATCGTGAAGCAGTACCCGAGTGCCTTCGCGGGCACGTCGTTGGCGGCAACGCTCGCGGCGCTGCGCATTGACACTCTCGTGATCACCGGACTCACAACGAGTGGGTGCATCCGTGCCACCGCTACGGACTGCATGCAGTCGGGGTTCATCCCGATCGTCGTGGATGGTGCGGTCGGCGATCGCCTGCCGGGCCCGCACGAGGCAAACCTCTTCGATATTCAGGCGAAGATCGGCGAAGTTGTTTCTGTCGATGCCGCGCGTGCGATTCTGGGCGGCGCCGCGCGATGA
- a CDS encoding SDR family NAD(P)-dependent oxidoreductase: MSTIVIAGGAGEVGRALAQSYAADGFHVHVVDKSAAATEIATAVGGTAHIVDAADPAIAETLSEIPAVDVLINAIGVWPTMSLDELTPQAWKTSMGINLDSGYFAVWGCREALRASKGSIVNITSAIALKGHPRMIQYAAAKAGVIGMTRSLALALGPDGVRVNAVAPGLIATERNESLWTESERAKFRDARALPIDLTVEDAVAAVRFLASPAARAITGQTLVVDGGSVLH; the protein is encoded by the coding sequence ATGAGCACGATCGTGATTGCTGGCGGCGCAGGTGAAGTGGGCCGTGCGCTCGCGCAGTCCTATGCTGCCGACGGTTTTCACGTGCACGTTGTCGACAAATCGGCGGCGGCCACCGAGATTGCCACAGCTGTGGGTGGCACCGCGCATATTGTGGATGCCGCCGACCCTGCGATCGCGGAGACACTCTCCGAGATTCCGGCGGTCGATGTGCTCATCAACGCGATTGGCGTCTGGCCAACGATGTCGCTCGACGAGCTAACTCCCCAAGCGTGGAAAACCTCCATGGGGATCAACCTCGACTCCGGCTACTTCGCGGTGTGGGGGTGCCGCGAGGCGCTGCGCGCAAGCAAGGGGTCGATCGTGAACATCACCTCTGCGATTGCGCTGAAGGGGCATCCACGCATGATTCAGTACGCGGCGGCGAAAGCCGGCGTGATCGGGATGACCCGTTCGCTGGCCCTAGCCTTGGGTCCAGACGGTGTGCGCGTGAACGCGGTTGCCCCCGGACTTATTGCCACCGAACGCAACGAGAGTCTCTGGACCGAGAGCGAGCGCGCGAAGTTTCGCGACGCCCGAGCGCTTCCGATCGATCTGACAGTTGAGGATGCGGTCGCTGCCGTGCGCTTCTTGGCATCGCCAGCGGCGCGAGCTATCACCGGCCAGACGCTCGTCGTCGACGGCGGCTCAGTGTTGCACTGA
- a CDS encoding IclR family transcriptional regulator, which produces MPTNTNSTTSARVTGAESGRRLLSVLLSFNPNKPLWTVAELSTQLSMSSSMVYRYIALLREVGLVDAAPGNAYRVTDRAASLAGAATAAGLPLAEAAGPVLNRLRDEIDETVLVARRGGWRVFTVDRVESRKPVRLQFEPGQAMTLHTGSLARVLLAGMPKDEREAYIGQLDPSVRSNGHLTEEALDTVRQTGWTESFEEVDEGIWGISAAIRVRGETIGALGCAAPIYRNDEKKRRAIRDLVVEGAAEISRLLEDRH; this is translated from the coding sequence ATGCCGACGAACACGAATTCCACCACCAGCGCGCGCGTCACGGGAGCCGAAAGTGGCCGCCGCTTGCTGTCGGTGCTGCTGAGTTTCAACCCCAACAAACCGCTGTGGACTGTCGCTGAGCTTTCGACCCAATTGAGCATGAGCAGCTCCATGGTCTACCGCTACATCGCGCTGCTTCGCGAAGTGGGCCTCGTCGATGCCGCACCGGGAAACGCGTATCGCGTGACCGACCGCGCCGCCTCCCTCGCCGGAGCAGCGACTGCGGCTGGCCTTCCCCTGGCCGAGGCCGCCGGCCCGGTGCTCAACCGTCTGCGTGATGAAATCGATGAGACCGTGCTCGTTGCCCGCCGCGGCGGCTGGCGGGTCTTTACTGTCGACCGCGTTGAATCCCGCAAGCCGGTTCGGCTGCAATTTGAACCAGGTCAAGCAATGACGCTGCACACCGGCTCCCTCGCCCGCGTACTTCTGGCAGGCATGCCCAAAGACGAGCGCGAGGCCTACATCGGGCAGCTCGATCCTTCCGTGCGCAGCAACGGTCACCTCACCGAAGAAGCCCTTGATACCGTCCGCCAGACTGGCTGGACCGAAAGCTTCGAAGAGGTCGACGAGGGAATCTGGGGCATCTCTGCCGCCATCCGTGTTCGAGGCGAAACCATCGGAGCCCTCGGTTGTGCTGCGCCGATCTACCGCAACGACGAGAAGAAGCGTCGCGCCATTCGAGACCTCGTTGTCGAGGGTGCAGCCGAAATCTCGCGACTGCTCGAAGATCGCCACTGA
- a CDS encoding oxaloacetate decarboxylase, whose translation MLYSDVTPKSKRRRLRKSLDAGGLSIMPGAFNALSAQLIQQAGADGVYISGHMIAADLGLPDIGLTTATEVAQRAHQIARMVGIPSIVDADTGFGEPANAARTIQSLEDAGVAGCHIEDQINPKRCGHSAGIEVVDEEASIRRIRAAVAGRRRKDFVIIARTDARAAIGLDAAIERANAFVAAGADVVFPEALRGPDEYARFRQAIDVPLMLNLNEFGGRPPLTQTEARDLGYQLAVYPMTLMRLAMGATARGLRHILDEGSQTGVMDDMQTKDELYDTLDYEGYARFDQSILGA comes from the coding sequence ATGTTGTACTCCGACGTGACACCCAAATCAAAGCGCCGCCGTCTTCGAAAGAGCCTCGACGCTGGTGGGCTCAGCATCATGCCCGGAGCTTTCAACGCCCTGAGCGCTCAACTCATCCAACAGGCTGGTGCCGACGGTGTCTATATCTCTGGCCACATGATTGCTGCGGATCTCGGCTTGCCCGACATCGGTCTCACCACCGCCACCGAGGTTGCGCAGCGGGCGCATCAGATCGCCCGCATGGTCGGCATTCCCTCGATCGTGGATGCCGACACCGGCTTCGGCGAACCAGCGAATGCGGCCCGCACGATTCAATCACTCGAGGATGCCGGAGTTGCCGGGTGCCACATCGAGGACCAGATCAACCCCAAACGGTGCGGCCACTCGGCCGGGATCGAGGTTGTAGACGAGGAGGCCAGCATCCGCCGCATCCGTGCCGCCGTCGCCGGCCGTCGTCGTAAGGACTTCGTGATCATTGCGCGCACCGATGCCCGTGCCGCGATCGGGTTGGATGCCGCTATCGAGCGCGCCAACGCCTTTGTCGCTGCTGGCGCCGACGTCGTGTTCCCCGAGGCGCTTCGAGGGCCAGACGAGTACGCGCGCTTTCGGCAGGCGATCGACGTGCCCCTCATGCTCAATCTCAATGAGTTCGGCGGACGGCCGCCCCTCACACAGACCGAAGCGCGCGACCTTGGTTACCAGCTCGCCGTGTACCCGATGACGCTCATGCGTCTAGCAATGGGTGCGACTGCCCGGGGGCTGCGCCACATTCTTGACGAAGGCTCTCAAACCGGCGTGATGGATGACATGCAGACGAAAGACGAACTGTACGACACGCTCGACTACGAGGGTTACGCTCGTTTCGATCAGAGCATTCTCGGCGCGTAG
- a CDS encoding rhamnulokinase family protein — MNAKVVAAVDLGATSGRVMLGHVGHNELTVRPVARFPNGPVRRADGLHWDIDALYSSVLAGLAAAVREEPQLSSIGVDSWAVDYALMAGGQMVAPPFHYRDDRTAAGVERVHAIADHAELYASNGLQFLPFNTLYQFATEQNLADADGFLLVPDLINYWLTGRQVAEQTNASTTGLLNIATGQWDDALIEKLGFSRSLFPELVTPGTHLGPVRDELGIRADVVAVGSHDTASAVVAVPATNDDFAYISCGTWGLVGVELNSPVLTEASRAANFTNEGGVDGRVRYLHNVMGLWLLSECVRDWQKDDAGVDLLDLLAAASALTTAAPIFDANDPSFLAPDGMPERIAAWCTEHDVAPPQSRVEFVRSIIESLSVAFVDAVHTASDLSGKSVSVIHIVGGGSQNELLCQLIADRSGMPVLAGPVEATAIGNVLVQARAQGFVEGSLESLRRLVTTAFSPKRYLPRSR, encoded by the coding sequence ATGAACGCGAAAGTTGTCGCCGCGGTCGATCTGGGGGCGACCAGTGGCCGAGTCATGCTCGGCCACGTGGGTCACAACGAGCTCACGGTTCGTCCCGTGGCACGTTTTCCCAACGGGCCAGTTCGCCGCGCCGATGGCTTGCACTGGGACATTGATGCGCTCTACTCGAGCGTTCTCGCCGGTTTGGCGGCTGCGGTTCGTGAAGAGCCGCAGTTGTCGAGCATCGGCGTTGACTCGTGGGCGGTCGACTACGCTTTGATGGCGGGCGGGCAGATGGTTGCGCCCCCGTTCCATTACCGCGACGACCGCACCGCGGCCGGCGTGGAGCGGGTGCACGCGATTGCCGATCACGCTGAGCTGTATGCGTCGAACGGGCTCCAGTTTCTTCCCTTTAATACGCTCTACCAATTCGCGACTGAGCAGAACCTTGCCGACGCGGACGGCTTCCTGCTCGTGCCCGACCTCATCAACTACTGGTTGACCGGGCGTCAGGTTGCCGAACAGACCAATGCATCGACCACGGGACTGCTCAACATTGCGACCGGCCAGTGGGATGACGCGCTCATCGAGAAACTCGGATTCTCCCGCAGCCTCTTCCCCGAGCTGGTTACCCCTGGCACCCACCTCGGGCCGGTGCGCGACGAGCTCGGCATTCGTGCCGACGTGGTCGCTGTTGGATCGCACGACACGGCATCCGCTGTCGTCGCGGTTCCGGCAACGAACGACGACTTCGCGTATATCTCCTGCGGCACGTGGGGGCTCGTCGGCGTCGAGCTGAACTCCCCCGTGCTCACCGAGGCCAGCCGTGCCGCCAACTTCACCAACGAGGGCGGCGTCGACGGGCGGGTGCGCTACCTGCACAACGTCATGGGCCTGTGGTTGCTGAGCGAGTGCGTGCGCGACTGGCAGAAGGATGACGCCGGCGTCGACCTTCTCGACCTGCTGGCTGCGGCATCCGCTCTCACCACGGCAGCGCCGATCTTCGACGCGAACGACCCAAGTTTTCTCGCGCCCGACGGCATGCCCGAACGCATCGCCGCCTGGTGCACCGAACACGATGTTGCTCCGCCCCAGTCGCGCGTCGAGTTTGTGCGCAGCATCATCGAAAGCCTCAGCGTTGCTTTCGTGGATGCCGTTCACACGGCCTCAGACCTCTCCGGAAAGTCGGTGTCGGTCATCCATATCGTCGGCGGTGGCTCGCAGAACGAGTTGCTCTGCCAGCTGATCGCGGACCGCAGTGGAATGCCGGTGCTCGCCGGCCCCGTGGAAGCCACGGCGATTGGCAACGTGCTCGTTCAGGCGCGGGCTCAAGGCTTTGTCGAGGGCTCGCTGGAGAGCTTGCGGCGTCTCGTGACGACAGCGTTCTCGCCCAAGCGCTACTTGCCGCGCTCGCGGTAG